Below is a window of Deinococcus sonorensis KR-87 DNA.
GCGCGGACGCCAGCCATCCGCTGCTGCAGGGGGCGCTGCTGCCGGGCCGCGACTTTGTGGACGGTGACCACGACACCTCGGAGGGCCAGGAGGCGTCAGGCGTGGCCTACGGGCACGGCACGGCCGTGGCCGGCGTGATCCGTCAGGTGGCGCCCCGGGCGAGCATCCTGCCGCTGCGGGTGCTGGGGCCGGACGGCTCCGGCCGCGCCGCGCAGGTGGCGCAGGCGATCCGGTACGCCACGGACGCCGGAGCGCAGATCATCAACCTGAGCGTCGCCGCGCCGGTCCCCAACGAGGGGGTGCGGGCCGCGCTGCAGGCGGCGGCCAGCCGGGGCGTGCTGATCGTGGCGGCGTGTGGCAATGACGGCAGCGACACGCCGCTGTCCCCCGCCCGCAGCCTGGACGGCCACAACCGGCTGGGTCAGCTGGGCGTCTCGGTGACGGCGGTGGACGCGGCGGGCCAGCTGCCCGGGTGGAGCACGCGCGGCGGCGAGGTGCAGGCGCCCGGGGTGGGGCTGGAGACCGCCTACCCGGGCGGCCGGCAGGTGAGCGCCAGCGGGTCCTCCTTTGCCGCTCCGGTGGTGAGCGGCGTGCTGGCGCTGGCGCTGGCCGAGGGTCAGGAGGCCCGCACCCTGGCCGCACGCCTGCAGGGTGGAACGCTGCTGGACGTCCCCACCCTCTTCCGATGACTGGCCAGACAAACGCCGCCGAGGCGCTGCTGCATCAGGCGCGCGAGCAGCGCGGCCACGACGACCGGCGGGCGGTGCTGCTGTTCGAGCAGGCGGTCAGCGCCGCCCGCCGGGAAGCTGCCCCCGCCCTGCTGGCCGACGCGCTGAACGGGCTGGCCGGTCTGGAACACGCCCAGGGCGACAGCCAGAGTGCTCTGGTGCATCTGGACGAGGCCCTGCGACTGCGCGAGCAGCTGCAGGACCCGGAGGGCGTGGGGGTGGTGCTGTGCAACATCGGGGCGGTGCACTTGGAACTGGGCAGCCACAACACCGCGCTGGAATACCTGTTGCAGGCCGACGCCGTGGCGGAGAAGGGCACGCCCGCCCGGGTGGCCAGCATCGCCACCAACCTGGCCCGGACCCACGACGCGCTGGGCGCCCACGAGGAGGCGGGCGCGCAGTACCGGCGCGCGCTGGCGCTGATCCGGCAGGCCGGGCATCCGTTCGGGGAGGCGGTGATTGCGGTGAACCACGCGGACCTGCTGCGGCGGCAGCGGGCGTTTGCGGCGTCCGGGGAGCTGCTGCAGCAGGCGCTGACGCTGGGCGCCGGGGCGGTGGCCGCCTGCGCCTGGCACGGCCTGGGCCAGCTGCGCCGCGACGAGGGCCGCCTGACCGAGGCGCTGGACGCCTTCACCGAGGCGCTGCAACAGGCGGGCAGCGACCTGGACGCACGCCTGGATGCCTGCTGCGGCGCCGGCGAGGTGCTGCTGGACCTGGGGCTGCCGGAGGACGCCCTGCGGCTGCTGGACGAGGCCTGCCGGAGCGCGCGGCAGGGCCAGCGCGCCCGCATCCATGCCCGCGCGCTGTCCCTGAGGGCCAGGGGCGTGGCGCAGCGGGGCGATCCGGCCGCTACCCTGGAGGCGCTGCAAGAGGCACACCAGGCCGAGACGCAGGTGCTGCGGGCCGAGGGCGAGCGGCGCACCCGCGACCTGGTGGCGCGCGGCGTGCTCGATCAGGCGCGGGTCCGGCTGGAGCGGGAGCAGGCCCGCTACGAGCTGGAACGCGCCACCCGCGAGCAGCACGCACGCGAGCAGGCGGCCCGGCTGGCCGAGCTGGAACGGCTGGCGCTGTATGACGCCCTGACCGGCCTGCCGAACCGGCTGCTGCTGGCCGAACGCACCCGCACGGCGCTGGAAGCCGCGACCCGGCGCGGCGGTCAGCTCGCGCTGGGCGCGCTGGACCTCAACAAGTTCAAGGCGGTCAACGACACGCACGGCCACCACGTCGGCGACCTGCTGCTGCAGGGCGTGGCGGCCCGGCTGTCGGCGGTGCTGGGGCCGCAGCAGACGGTGGCCCGCACCGGGGGCGACGAGTTCGTGCTGCTCACCGAGGACGCCGACGACCACCAGCTGCGGGAGCTGGCCGGGCAGATCCGTCAGGCCTTCAGTGAGCCGTTCTTCCTGGACGGCGTGGAGCTGAACATGCGCCCCAGCCTGGGGTTCGCCCGCTACCCGGAGGACGGCACCAGCATGGCCGCCCTGCTGGAACGCGCCGACCACGCCATGTACCGGGCCAAGGCGCGGGGCAGCGACTACGAACGCTGCACCCACCCCACCGCCCTCGCGCCGGCCACGCTGGAGTCGGCGCTGCACGGGGCGGTGCGCGGCGGGGAGCTGCATCTGCTGTACCAGCCGCTGGAGGACCGCCACGGGCGCTGGCACTCGGCGGAAGCGCTGCTGCGCTGGCGCAGTCCGGTGTACGGCAATGTCACCCCCGACCAGTTCCTGCCGCTGGCCGAGCGCAGTGGCCTGAGCCTCCCGCTGGGCGAGTGGACCCTGACCCAGGCGTGTGCCCAGCTGGCGACCCTGCCGGGCCTGAGGCTGGCGGTCAACGTCTCGGCCCGGCAGCTGGCTGACCCGGGCCTGCCGGCACTGGTTCAGCGGGCCGTACAACAGGCGGGCCTGGAGCCGGCGCGGCTGTCGCTGGAGGTGCGCGAGGACGTGGTGGCGCGCGCGCCCGAGCGGTCCCGGCAGGCGCTCACCGCTCTGCGCGAGACCGGCGTCCGGCTGACCCTGGATGATTTCGGCGGCAGCCACACGCACCTGGAAGGGCTGCAGCGGCTGCCGGTCCACGCGGTGAAACTGGACCGGACGCTGGTGCAGGGGCTGGACCGCGGAACACGCGGTGGTGCGTTGGTGGCGGCGGTGGTGCATCTGGCCCGCGCGCTGGACCTGGAGGTGATGGCCAAGGGTGTGGAGACTCAGGCACAGCAGGCCCAGCTGCGCGAGATCGGCGTCCATAATCTGCAGGGCTTCCTGATCTCGGCCCCGCTGGACCTGCCGGCGCTGCAGGCCCGGCTCGGTGTGGCGGAAGCAGCGCACTGAACATTTCATGGGTGAGATGGAGCGGGCCATCGGGTGGACGCGGCGGACAGTAGGCCGTGTCGCGGGGCTAACGGTCTGAACCGGTACCAAGCCGAACCGCTGCGGGTTACGCTGCTGAGCTTGTGCTTCATGGCGGTCCCGCTCATGGCGCTGGGCTTTCCCGTTCAGGACCGGCATTGGAGCGAGATCTAATTCGCCAGTTTCGCTAACGGCACGTGTTGCTTAGCGTCCGTTGAGCAATCGGGCGCCCCCGCAAGTTGAAGGGGCCTTGAGCCGCTGCAGCGCTTCCAGCCTTAGGTCATCCGTACCCTGAACCCATGACGTTCTCCTCCATTGCCTCCTCCACTGTTGCGCTGCCCCTCACCACCGACCGTCCACAGGAGACCAGCATCACCGACCACTGGGAACAGCTGCTCAGCGAACGGGACCGCGAGCGGCTGGCGCAGCTGCAGCAGGCAGGCGTGGACGTGCGCTGGCGGCAGAAGACGCTCACCAGCGACGAGGGCCGGGTGATCGTGCACCACTTCGTGGAGGCGCAGGCCCGTTCGGCGCGGCGACCGCTGGGCGTGGCCGGTCCGGCCGACTTCCGGCACGGGCGCCAGGAGCTGCTGGTGCAGCGGATGGTACGTTCGGTGCTGGGGCAGGCCCTGACGAAGCTGCAGGCCTCCTGAAGCGGGCGGTACTGTCGGCCGGACCGCTGTCTAGCTGAGGCCAGAGTGCCGGACCCCGGGTAGACGGTCTACCGTCTGGAACGCAGCAGATCCCCCTGCCCCAGCCCCCGTCACTTTCAAGGAGCCTTGTGCCCACCCTGCTGATCATCCGCCGCGCCCTGATGGGTCTGACTGTGCTGGGCCTGCTGGGGCTCGGTGCCGAACTCGCCGCCGTGGCGCACTGGTATGGCCCCGGTCAGCTGATTCCCTTTGTGGCGATTGGCGGCACGGTATTGACCACCCTGCTCTACCTCACCCATGAGCGCCGCTGGACCCGCACCTTCCTGCGCGTCGTGGCGGTGTTGCTTACCTTGACAGGACTGTACGGCGCCCTGGAACACAGCAAGGTGGAGCCGGAACTGCGCCATGCAGGCCGCGCCAACGAGAGCGCCGCCCCGCTGGAGGCAGGCGCCCGGCCCCTCCTGGGCTTACCGGCAGCCACACCGAACCTGCTGAACGGTCCGGCACCGCTGAGTGCGCCGCTGGCCATGAGCGGGCTGGGCCTGCTGCTGTTCCTGTCACTGTACCGCCGTGAGCAGGACCTGGACGCGGCCGGGCGGCTGGATTCCCACTCCGCCTGAACCGAAGGTGCCTTTGAGTAGGCCTGTGCCACTCATTTGCAGGCATCAGAACGGCCCTGATCAGGCACGCGCGAGTCGGGCTTTCCACTGTGCCGTCCGTGCGCTCGATGGGTGACCGAACATCACGGGCGTCGGCAACCGCTCAGTAACTGGAACTTCCATCCACCGGTGTGACTCCAAGCTGCCCAACAGTCTCGCACTGCTCTACAGCCACACCTTTGACTGTCGTGACGACGGCCCGGCACTCACCCTGCCGGGCGTCACTGGGCTCTACAACCACAACCCGTTGGGGGCCGACGCCCTGCCACCAGGCGTGCACCCGGATGGTCCTTCACACGTTGCTGCGTACGCTGACAGGCGCCTAAACCCTGCTCCGGCCGCGGCGACGACCGACCGTGACCTGCCCATCAGGTGAGGGGCGCAGCAGGCGGATCGGCCTCGCCTGCAGCTCGTCCGATACGGCGGGCCAGCAGCGGGATGGTCAGCCCCTGCACGAGCAGGCTGAACACGACCAGCGCGTAGGTGAACACCAACCAGATGTTCCGCACCGGACTGTCCGGCAGATTGAAGGCCAGCGCAAGGCTCACCCCCCCGCGCAGCCCGGACCAGATCATCAGACGCCGGGTGTACGGCATGAATGGCTGGCGGCGGGCCAGCCGCGTGAGCGGCACCCACACACCCACGGTCCGGGCCAGCAGGGTGATCAGGATCACCGCTGGGATCAGCAGCCACAACTGGGCGGTGACGCTCAGGATCAGCACCTCGAAGGCCATCACCGTGAACAGGGCCGCGTTCACGATGTAGTCCACGAAATTCCAGAAGCTGATGATGCGCAGCCGTGCCCGCTTCAGGTCATGCCGTTCCTCGCCGGACAGCCGGTCAAGCTGCCCGCTCTGGGCTGCGCGGCGCCGCCACAGCTGAAGCAGGGCCACCAGGGTCAGGCCACTCATCGCCACGGTGACGGGCGCACTGACCTCCAGCCGCTGCGCCAGCGCCGTACCGCCTACCACCAGCGCCAGCGTGACGAGCAGCCGGGTGTTCTCGTCTCGGGTGCCCCGCTGCAGCAGCACCGCCAGCCAGCCGAGCAGCGCGCCCAGCAGCAGGCCGCCCAGCATCTCGCGCAGGAACAGCAGCACCGTACCCAGCGCGGTCACCGTTTCGGGATTCGGCGGCGTGGCGGCGACCAGCACCGTGAAGGCCACCACGCCCACCCCGTCGTTGAACAGCGACTCGCCCGCGATCAGCGTCTGAATGCGCAGCGGCACGTGGGCGGCGCGCAACAGCGGAAGCACGGCCACCGGGTCGGTGGGCGCGATAATGGCGCCGAACAGCAGTGCCTGCGTCCACGAGACCGCCGGCCCCATCAGGCGCAGCAGCAGGTACACCCCGGTCCCGATCAGCAGCATGGTGATCAGGGTGGTGAGCAGGGTGGCCGCGACCACCGCCCGCCGCTCCCGCATCAGCGCCCGGACGTCCAGCTGGGTGGCGCTGGCGAACAGCAGAAAGCCGAGCAGCCCCTGCAGCACCAGCGTGTCGAACGGCAGCGACTGCACCACCGCGCGCACCTGGGGGCCGGGCGGCAGGCCCAGCAGGTCCAGCGCCCGCACCACTGCCGCCATCGCCAACCCGCCCAGCAGGATGCCGATGGTAGGCGGCAGCCGCCAGTACCGGCTGTTCAGGTACGACAGCAACGCCACCAGCGTCGTGAAGATGCCCAGGAGCTCACCGGACTGCATGGCCTACTCTATCGACCGCAACCACGACAGACAGTCGGACGCGATGTCCAATCCTGAGTTCAGCGTGAGCGCTGGCCCCACCCTGGCTTGAGCCAGATCACAGGCAGGACCTGAAACGGATCAACTGGCCGGGGCGCGGGCCACATCTGCCCGGCCCGCGCCAGCACGATACTTGAGCCCGGTCGAAGCCGTCCATCCGGACAGGCCGAAGGGGGGCGTCCACCTTCACAAAACGGACGTGCGAGCGGGCCAAGGTCGGTGGCAGGTTGGTTCGAGCCCAGCCGCCCGCGCCAGACAGAGGGGAGCCGACCAGCTCCCCTCTTTGAGTTCTGTGATGGTCGGCTCTGCTGAGGGGTGAAGGAGCAGCGGCCTGGGCCTGGGAGTGGAGATCAGGACGGTCGCTGGACAACGCCCTCTGTTGGGCGCAGCCTGCCCGGCTCGTGCCTCAGGCCGAGGACAGCGCTCCGGAATTCACCACCGTCTTGGGCAGGGTGAACCCGAAGGTCGCGCCGTGGTCTACCGCTCCCTGCGCGAAGACGCTCCCCTGGTGCCGCGTGATGATGCGGCGCACATTGGCCAGCCCCACCCCGACGCCCTCGTAGTCCTCCTGCCGGTGCAGCCGCTGAAACACACCGAACAGCTTCGG
It encodes the following:
- a CDS encoding EAL domain-containing protein produces the protein MTGQTNAAEALLHQAREQRGHDDRRAVLLFEQAVSAARREAAPALLADALNGLAGLEHAQGDSQSALVHLDEALRLREQLQDPEGVGVVLCNIGAVHLELGSHNTALEYLLQADAVAEKGTPARVASIATNLARTHDALGAHEEAGAQYRRALALIRQAGHPFGEAVIAVNHADLLRRQRAFAASGELLQQALTLGAGAVAACAWHGLGQLRRDEGRLTEALDAFTEALQQAGSDLDARLDACCGAGEVLLDLGLPEDALRLLDEACRSARQGQRARIHARALSLRARGVAQRGDPAATLEALQEAHQAETQVLRAEGERRTRDLVARGVLDQARVRLEREQARYELERATREQHAREQAARLAELERLALYDALTGLPNRLLLAERTRTALEAATRRGGQLALGALDLNKFKAVNDTHGHHVGDLLLQGVAARLSAVLGPQQTVARTGGDEFVLLTEDADDHQLRELAGQIRQAFSEPFFLDGVELNMRPSLGFARYPEDGTSMAALLERADHAMYRAKARGSDYERCTHPTALAPATLESALHGAVRGGELHLLYQPLEDRHGRWHSAEALLRWRSPVYGNVTPDQFLPLAERSGLSLPLGEWTLTQACAQLATLPGLRLAVNVSARQLADPGLPALVQRAVQQAGLEPARLSLEVREDVVARAPERSRQALTALRETGVRLTLDDFGGSHTHLEGLQRLPVHAVKLDRTLVQGLDRGTRGGALVAAVVHLARALDLEVMAKGVETQAQQAQLREIGVHNLQGFLISAPLDLPALQARLGVAEAAH
- a CDS encoding S8 family serine peptidase codes for the protein MSRLCLLALTVLALGACGRPTSPPAPLLTPQSVSADADGATLTDRPPPNGTWWSEGVRWWNEGVRWWNEGAVQPAPGNRQALQLIRLDEARALAPHAGAGVVIAVIDTGADASHPLLQGALLPGRDFVDGDHDTSEGQEASGVAYGHGTAVAGVIRQVAPRASILPLRVLGPDGSGRAAQVAQAIRYATDAGAQIINLSVAAPVPNEGVRAALQAAASRGVLIVAACGNDGSDTPLSPARSLDGHNRLGQLGVSVTAVDAAGQLPGWSTRGGEVQAPGVGLETAYPGGRQVSASGSSFAAPVVSGVLALALAEGQEARTLAARLQGGTLLDVPTLFR
- a CDS encoding cation:proton antiporter, encoding MQSGELLGIFTTLVALLSYLNSRYWRLPPTIGILLGGLAMAAVVRALDLLGLPPGPQVRAVVQSLPFDTLVLQGLLGFLLFASATQLDVRALMRERRAVVAATLLTTLITMLLIGTGVYLLLRLMGPAVSWTQALLFGAIIAPTDPVAVLPLLRAAHVPLRIQTLIAGESLFNDGVGVVAFTVLVAATPPNPETVTALGTVLLFLREMLGGLLLGALLGWLAVLLQRGTRDENTRLLVTLALVVGGTALAQRLEVSAPVTVAMSGLTLVALLQLWRRRAAQSGQLDRLSGEERHDLKRARLRIISFWNFVDYIVNAALFTVMAFEVLILSVTAQLWLLIPAVILITLLARTVGVWVPLTRLARRQPFMPYTRRLMIWSGLRGGVSLALAFNLPDSPVRNIWLVFTYALVVFSLLVQGLTIPLLARRIGRAAGEADPPAAPLT